In Hyphomicrobiales bacterium, a single genomic region encodes these proteins:
- a CDS encoding phytanoyl-CoA dioxygenase: protein MVNCGPAGGPGSPECARRVPSGSPPAPPPRATALARRSVPRARPSSPPRAAGMDRCARRVRLAPEPTRLWFRRLRRVDGGAMRAIDDAVIETFRRDGVAVVRGVLDEAWLTRLADAVEGNLAAPGPYGKNHADDGGGAYFGDYVNWRRFPAFLEVASKGPLGALAGALMGSRCAQLFHEHVLVKEPGNGSATPWHQDLPYYCVGVEGSVSLWVPLDPVSRDVCPHFLAGSHRDQATYVPRRFKTLEPLEGDTSRYRPFPQIDEERDADRLRSFDLAPGDLVAFDFHTLHNAPPNRSARRRRAVSFRFFDERARFVTRPHAVSPPFPEMGLELAMGEPMPEAWFPVVWSAG from the coding sequence ATGGTGAATTGTGGTCCGGCTGGCGGGCCTGGTTCGCCAGAATGCGCCAGGCGCGTGCCGAGCGGCTCGCCGCCGGCGCCTCCGCCGCGCGCGACCGCGCTGGCGCGCCGATCGGTGCCCCGAGCCCGGCCGAGTAGTCCACCTCGAGCCGCCGGGATGGACCGTTGTGCAAGGCGTGTTAGACTCGCGCCAGAGCCAACGCGGCTTTGGTTCCGGCGACTACGGCGAGTGGATGGAGGTGCTATGCGCGCGATCGACGACGCGGTGATCGAGACCTTCCGGCGCGACGGTGTCGCCGTCGTGCGCGGTGTGCTGGACGAGGCTTGGCTCACCCGCCTCGCCGACGCCGTCGAGGGAAATCTCGCCGCGCCGGGCCCCTACGGCAAGAACCACGCCGACGATGGCGGTGGGGCCTATTTCGGCGACTACGTGAACTGGCGGCGTTTTCCCGCGTTCCTCGAGGTCGCGAGCAAGGGCCCGCTCGGGGCGCTCGCCGGTGCCTTGATGGGGAGTCGTTGCGCCCAGCTTTTCCACGAGCATGTGCTCGTCAAGGAGCCCGGCAATGGCAGCGCCACGCCTTGGCACCAGGATCTGCCCTACTACTGCGTCGGTGTCGAAGGTTCGGTGAGCCTCTGGGTACCGCTCGACCCGGTCTCACGCGACGTTTGCCCACACTTCCTGGCCGGCAGCCACCGCGATCAGGCAACCTACGTGCCGCGCCGCTTCAAGACGCTCGAGCCGCTCGAGGGCGACACCTCGCGCTATCGCCCGTTCCCGCAGATCGACGAGGAGCGCGATGCCGACCGCTTGCGCAGCTTCGACCTCGCGCCCGGCGATCTCGTCGCCTTCGATTTTCACACCCTGCACAACGCGCCGCCCAACCGCTCGGCCCGGCGGCGGCGTGCGGTGAGCTTCCGGTTCTTCGACGAGCGCGCGCGGTTCGTGACGCGTCCGCACGCCGTTTCGCCACCGTTCCCGGAAATGGGCCTCGAGCTTGCGATGGGCGAGCCGATGCCCGAGGCGTGGTTTCCGGTGGTCTGGAGCGCCGGCTGA